Proteins co-encoded in one Gossypium arboreum isolate Shixiya-1 chromosome 11, ASM2569848v2, whole genome shotgun sequence genomic window:
- the LOC108464155 gene encoding heavy metal-associated isoprenylated plant protein 34-like, with protein MNKQDVMKLQTWVLKVNIQCSCDGCKQKIRKLLQKVDGVYTTSINAEQGKVTVTGNVDPVVLIKKLQKSGKHAQLLGGAQKGPNNFPNQLANQFKNMNMDGGKGGKDNKSQKGGGGGGGGGGGNNQQKGGQQFTHQQIQQMMMQGFNPSKDQKSVKFQLPEDDLDGSDDDFDDEFDDEFDDEFDDDEDDEFDDEEFGHGHGHGKGNHQMQNKMVAMGGKGPNGMINGLAMNGKKGGGGGGGDNGKKGGGIDMPMLMNGMGDCDGGKHGNGGKKGGGEKNKGGKGNNGEGDKKSGKKGGGGGLLGFFKKDKGEKDFSSKGKNEWDGSGGKKKGSHNGNGGNGGGGNNNGNGAKKGGGKNGGGGGHEMMNKIKSGGFQDIDVINHGKGGGGGGGAGGGGKNMGQMGQMGGQMGQMGPMGGQMGYNMGQMGNHPMNQMSNFAAVQGLPAAMNNGGGYYQGMGPGNPYNQPQYMAAMMMNQQRANGGMYPPMMYAHQPYPQPNYGPPPMHPPPSESYAHYFSDENANSCSIM; from the exons ATGAATAAACAAGATGTCATGAAGTTGCAG ACTTGGGTTCTGAAAGTTAACATACAGTGTAGCTGTGATGGGTGTAAGCAGAAAATAAGGAAACTATTGCAGAAAGTTGATG ggGTGTATACCACTAGTATAAATGCTGAGCAAGGGAAGGTAACAGTGACTGGTAATGTTGATCCGGTTGTACTCATTAAGAAGCTGCAGAAATCAGGGAAACATGCACAGCTACTGGGAGGGGCTCAAAAGGGTCCAAACAATTTCCCAAACCAGCTAGCCAACCAGTTCAAGAACATGAACATGGATGGTGGCAAAGGTGGGAAAGACAACAAATCCCAAAAGGGTGGGGGTGGGGGTGGGGGTGGTGGTGGTGGGAATAACCAGCAGAAAGGTGGGCAGCAATTTACACATCAACAGATACAGCAAATGATGATGCAAGGGTTTAACCCTTCCAAAGACCAGAAATCTGTGAAGTTTCAGTTGCCTGAGGATGATTTAGATGGAAGTGatgatgattttgatgatgagttcgatgatgaatttgatgatgagtttgatgatgatgaagatgatgagTTTGATGATGAGGAATTTGGTCATGGACATGGCCATGGGAAAGGGAATCATCAAATGCAAAACAAGATGGTAGCTATGGGGGGAAAAGGGCCAAATGGCATGATTAATGGTCTTGCCATGAATGGTAAGAaaggaggtggtggtggtggtggggaTAATGGTAAGAAAGGAGGAGGTATTGATATGCCTATGTTAATGAATGGCATGGGGGATTGTGATGGTGGGAAGCATGGTAATGGAGGAAAGAAAGGAGGTGGTGAAAAGAACAAAGGAGGGAAAGGAAACAATGGGGAAGGAGATAAAAAGAGTGGTAAAAAAGGAGGAGGTGGTGGTTTGCTTGGATTTTTCAAGAAGGATAAAGGTGAAAAAGATTTTTCAAGTAAGGGTAAAAATGAATGGGATGGTAGTGGTGGTAAAAAGAAGGGTTCCCACAATGGAAATGGAGGCAATGGTGGTGGTGGAAACAATAATGGCAATGGAGCTAAAAAGGGTGGAGGCAAAAATGGTGGTGGTGGGGGCCATGAGatgatgaacaaaattaaaagtggTGGGTTTCAAGACATTGATGTTATTAATCATGGCAAAGGAGGTGGGGGTGGGGGTGGTGCCGGCGGCGGCGGTAAGAATATGGGGCAGATGGGCCAAATGGGTGGTCAGATGGGTCAGATGGGTCCAATGGGTGGTCAGATGGGTTATAACATGGGCCAAATGGGAAACCATCCGATGAACCAGATGAGTAATTTTGCTGCAGTGCAAGGACTACCAGCAGCAATGAATAATGGTGGTGGGTATTATCAAGGGATGGGACCAGGAAATCCTTATAATCAGCCTCAATATATGGCAGCCATGATGATGAACCAACAACGTGCAAATGGAGGGATGTATCCACCCATGATGTATGCTCATCAACCATATCCCCAACCAAATTATGGACCTCCACCCATGCATCCACCCCCATCTGAATCTTATGCTCATTACTTCAGTGATGAAAACGCAAACAGCTGTAGTATCATGTaa
- the LOC108464366 gene encoding gamma conglutin 1-like, with amino-acid sequence MPSLLNLFLVPFMASSSLYFLLIFLSISSFTLLSQSQTSSKLNKFVLPIHQDNKTNLYVANIYKRTPLLQIPFVVDLNGRLLWVTCEQNYLSSTYRAPRCYSTQCARANTHYCHTCFSKARPGCHNNTCGLMSVNPVTGLTAMSELAQDVLSIYSTQGSNPGPLVKIPRFLFTCAPSLLLQPVLPGNVQGIAGLGHSPISLPTQLASHFGYAGFAPTFALCLAPNGVIFFGDSPYYMLPGIDISLPLGYTPLIISPLGEYYIEVKSIKIKNKDVPLNTTLLSIDRRGIGGTKLSTINPYTILEHSIFKSVTEFFTKELSGIPLVKPVEPFEVCFNSKSIDKRTRVGPKVPTIDLVLHDQHVIWRIYGSNSVVEATPGVSCLAFVDGGLNTRAAIVIGAYQMENNLILFDMARSRLGFSSSLLFFKTSCNNLNFTAIP; translated from the coding sequence ATGCCCTCCTTGCTTAACCTTTTCCTTGTTCCATTCATGGCTTCTTCTTCCCTTTATTTTCTTCTCATATTCCTTTCCATTTCTTCTTTCACCCTTTTATCACAATCCCAAACAAGTTCCAAGCTAAACAAGTTTGTTTTGCCAATTCACCAAGATAACAAGACCAATCTCTATGTTGCCAACATTTATAAAAGAACTCCATTATTGCAAATCCCATTTGTTGTGGACTTGAATGGGAGGTTATTATGGGTTACTTGCGAACAAAACTACCTTTCTTCGACCTACCGTGCCCCTCGATGCTATTCGACTCAATGTGCTAGAGCCAACACACACTATTGCCACACTTGCTTCTCCAAGGCCAGACCGGGGTGCCACAACAACACATGTGGGCTCATGTCGGTGAACCCTGTGACGGGCTTAACTGCCATGAGCGAGCTTGCACAAGATGTTCTGTCAATCTATTCCACTCAAGGGTCTAACCCTGGTCCCCTTGTTAAGATACCTCGGTTCTTGTTCACTTGTGCACCTTCCCTTTTGCTGCAACCAGTGTTACCAGGGAATGTTCAAGGGATAGCTGGATTAGGGCATTCCCCTATTTCTCTACCCACTCAACTTGCCTCACACTTTGGATATGCTGGCTTTGCCCCAACATTTGCCTTATGTCTAGCTCCAAATGGGGTCATTTTCTTTGGGGATAGCCCTTATTATATGCTTCCTGGTATTGATATTTCACTCCCTTTAGGCTACACTCCATTGATCATTAGTCCACTAGGAGAGTACTACATAGAAGTGAAATcaatcaaaataaaaaacaagGATGTTCCATTAAACACAACTCTGTTATCAATCGATAGACGAGGCATTGGAGGTACAAAGCTCAGCACAATAAATCCTTACACCATTCTCGAACACTCGATCTTCAAATCTGTCACTGAATTTTTCACTAAAGAGCTCTCTGGTATTCCCCTTGTAAAGCCAGTGGAACCGTTTGAGGTTTGTTTTAACTCGAAAAGTATCGACAAAAGAACCAGGGTTGGACCAAAGGTTCCTACTATCGACCTTGTGCTCCATGACCAACATGTTATATGGAGGATTTACGGAtcgaactctgtggttgaagctACACCAGGAGTTTCTTGCTTAGCCTTTGTTGACGGAGGACTCAACACTCGAGCTGCAATTGTTATTGGGGCTTACCAAATGGAGAATAATCTTATACTGTTTGACATGGCAAGATCAAGGCTGGGATTCAGCTCTTCCCTGCTGTTTTTTAAGACTTCTTGTAATAACTTAAATTTCACTGCTATTCCATAA